Proteins encoded together in one Caldicellulosiruptor saccharolyticus DSM 8903 window:
- a CDS encoding YitT family protein, producing MLKKIFRVIYEYAAITFGSLLVALSLNLFLVPNKIAAGGFSGIATVVYYVSRFKLPVGMTMLALNIPAFIWGVKTIGVDFGVKSVYGTIALSVLTDLTAFLPCITYDKLLASVFGGALMGLGLAIVLLYGATTGGTEMLARIIHKFISFISVGQILLGLDVAVIAMASIVFKNYELGLWAVLTLFACSKVMDAILEGVNFAKALIIISDKSDIIAEKILKELDRGVTGLHGIGMWTKKEKNVLLCVVKRHEVSRVKNLVKSIDQRAFVILTDVREVLGEGFSV from the coding sequence ATGCTAAAAAAGATTTTCAGAGTTATATACGAATATGCTGCTATAACATTTGGTTCACTTTTGGTTGCACTGTCTTTAAACCTCTTTCTTGTTCCAAACAAGATTGCAGCAGGTGGATTTTCTGGTATTGCAACCGTTGTGTATTATGTCTCTCGTTTTAAACTTCCTGTTGGTATGACAATGCTTGCTTTGAACATTCCTGCTTTTATTTGGGGCGTGAAGACAATTGGAGTAGATTTTGGAGTCAAGAGTGTGTACGGTACAATAGCCCTTTCAGTTTTGACAGACCTGACAGCTTTCTTGCCCTGTATTACATATGATAAGCTATTAGCTTCAGTTTTTGGTGGAGCACTAATGGGGCTGGGACTTGCTATTGTGCTTTTGTACGGGGCAACAACTGGTGGAACTGAGATGCTTGCAAGAATAATTCATAAGTTTATCTCCTTTATCTCAGTTGGACAGATTCTTTTAGGGCTTGATGTTGCTGTAATTGCAATGGCTTCAATAGTATTTAAAAACTATGAACTTGGACTTTGGGCAGTTTTGACCCTTTTTGCATGTTCAAAAGTAATGGATGCTATCTTAGAAGGTGTCAACTTTGCAAAAGCACTTATAATAATCTCTGACAAATCAGACATAATCGCAGAGAAGATTCTAAAAGAGCTTGACAGAGGTGTGACAGGTCTTCATGGTATTGGCATGTGGACAAAGAAAGAGAAGAATGTACTTCTTTGTGTTGTTAAGAGACATGAAGTGAGCCGTGTCAAAAACCTTGTAAAAAGTATTGACCAAAGAGCTTTTGTGATTTTAACAGATGTTCGTGAGGTTTTAGGTGAAGGTTTTTCTGTTTGA
- a CDS encoding transketolase — MDKAKELELKKIATEIRKSIIIQTAEAGSGHPGGSLSGVEILTYLYFVEMNIDPKNPKDPNRDRFVLSKGHASPLLYAVLAEKGFISKEELKGFRQIYSNLQGHPDMKKVPGVEMSTGSLGQGLSVANGMALAGKLDEKNYRVYVLLGDGEIQEGQIWEAAMTAAHYKLDNLTAFLDHNGLQIDGKITEVMSPEPVDEKFRAFGWHVIKIDGHDFNQIEKAVNEAKTIKGKPTIIIAETVKGKGVSFMENEVGWHGTAPNKEQAQKALEELQKQYEALEVQG; from the coding sequence ATGGACAAGGCAAAGGAGCTTGAGCTCAAAAAGATAGCAACTGAAATAAGAAAGAGCATAATTATTCAAACAGCTGAAGCTGGTTCTGGTCACCCTGGCGGTTCACTTTCTGGCGTTGAAATTTTGACATATCTTTACTTTGTTGAAATGAACATTGACCCGAAAAATCCAAAAGACCCGAATAGAGATAGGTTTGTTCTTTCCAAAGGTCATGCATCCCCGCTTTTGTACGCAGTTTTGGCTGAAAAGGGTTTCATAAGCAAGGAGGAGCTAAAAGGTTTTAGGCAGATCTATTCAAATCTCCAAGGCCATCCTGATATGAAGAAAGTGCCAGGTGTTGAAATGTCAACAGGGTCATTAGGTCAAGGGCTTTCTGTTGCAAACGGTATGGCACTTGCTGGAAAACTGGATGAAAAAAACTACAGAGTTTATGTTCTGCTTGGTGATGGTGAGATTCAGGAGGGTCAGATTTGGGAAGCTGCAATGACAGCTGCACATTACAAACTTGACAATCTCACAGCATTTTTAGACCACAATGGGCTTCAGATAGATGGTAAAATCACAGAGGTCATGTCACCCGAGCCTGTTGATGAGAAATTCAGGGCATTTGGCTGGCATGTTATAAAAATTGATGGGCATGATTTTAACCAGATTGAAAAGGCTGTAAACGAAGCAAAGACAATAAAAGGGAAACCCACAATCATTATTGCTGAAACAGTAAAAGGCAAGGGTGTATCATTTATGGAAAATGAAGTAGGCTGGCATGGTACAGCTCCTAATAAAGAGCAAGCTCAAAAAGCTTTAGAGGAATTACAAAAGCAGTATGAAGCTTTGGAGGTGCAAGGATAA